The sequence ACTACTCCATTAATGTTAATGAGGCTTCAATTTCTTCTATATGCCATTAATAATTgacattttgaaaataaattgcctgattgaggaaagagaaaaagacaTGAAGTAAGATACAATAGTTTTTCTGTCATAatataaatgtgaaaatgattCTCCCCACAAAAGAACTTTGATTTCAAAGCTGATACCTGTGGCCTGCAAAATCAGTGCCTATGATTCCTTTAGTTGTCTTTTAGAGTTAGTGGAGCCCCAAAGTTCATGATTGAGCACTGTTATGAATATTGGATATGAATTTATatctaatttatattttcttttcttttcttttcttttttttgcagaCTGCAATTCCCATAATAATAggaacaaaatttgatgattttgttagGCTTCCCCCCGATTTGCAATGGACAATTGTGACTCAGGTAATTAAATATTTCCCACAAAATTGTTTCATTAGATAGTTTATTTTGGATATCTTTTCTAAAGTGGGATCCAAGTCCAACCCAATTTAACAAATGGGGTTTTGATAagttacattaaaaaaaaatgcacttgattaaaaagttaaaaaagcaaaaaaagtaaAGTCCTTTAGTTAATCTTCTTGAATAAGAAAGgaataattagtaaattaatgttGGCTAAACACTGCAGTAGCTTTAACATTATTGCGATAATATGTGATTATGTTCAACCCATATTCCACGTCCAAGCAGGAATATGAGAATGTTCTAGGAAAATAGGTGAAGACTTAAAAGTCTTCCTTTGTCGATCTTTGAGAATTGGAAATTTGACATTTGCCAAATAATTGAATAGCTatacaaaagaaataattaGTCCATTACGGGTTCTTTTCCTATGTAGCAGATGTGCTCTAAGAAAAGATGAATCTTGGACTGGTGCAAATTGCccaaactacatttttttttattgaacagggaatttaattatttaatttgataTCCATTGTTTATAGCATCGTCGGAATTTGTTCAATGCTAGTTGGATGTTTTGTAATAAGAGCTGGTCCTTGTGGCAACTTCAATATGGGGTTCTTATGTAGTTCTGTGTGTGGAATCTATGGTCGGGCAGTTGCTGTTTGTGCTTCACTGGGGAGATAAGGGCCAGTTTTTGAATTGAGTTGTGCAACTGTTCATGATCAATGTGGTAAATACAGACGGCATGATGACTGGTCTTGAAAGTTCAAAACTATTGAACATAGgtctcttttttgtttaataatgaCTAAACTAGTTCCTTCAATCATTTTTATGACAGCTGTGTTACAATGGTGATGCATTCATGATAGGTATTGTTATCCAGGAACATCAGGTAATGGCATTAGGACAAGTTGATCTTACTCAGGTATGGGGGTTGCATTTCACAGGTAAGCACTTCAAATTTGACTAGTATTTTTCTGTTACTAGCAAATTTGCTTTCTGAATATGGTGCTGTTGGTATGAGAAGCTTAattatgttataaataaatgtcaaaaagttctatttttgtCTATATTGTGAGTCTTGGATGCATATTCCTAGAAAGAAAATCATCACTTACTGACCATTTATTTGTAAAACAAATGACCATTAACTTTACATTTAGGTGTTTATATAATTGaatttctcacttgattcttaatgACTGTAGTTTTTGCATGGTTTGTGTAGATGCCATGTCCTTTAGTAAATTATATGCTGATATGCCTATGCTTGTTGCAGGGGAAAGTTAGCTATAAAGATCACTGTGAAGTACttcatattattttgtattCATATATTCAACTCTAGATAGTTGGGACAAATTCTTCAAGTTTACTTGTGTAGCTCTTGTTATGATATCATCACTGAACCAAGAATTGCTCCAAGTCATAgtctaactttttaattttaacttgttAAGGTATCTTTGGTTCATTGTCCTTTTGTTTTATCAATAAAGTGTAACCTTATCATGGTTTAGattctttttgtttatggtattctttttgttttatcaatAGAGACTAACCTCATCAGCACCACACGCACGCCTCATCAGCACCACATGCACCACACGCACTACCCATATAGCACCACACGCACGCCTCATCAGCACCACACGCACTACCTATCAGCACCACATGCACGCCTCATCAGCACCACACGCACCACACGCACTACCCATACAGCACGACACGCACGCCTCACACACACCACATGCACTGCCCATACAGCACGACACGCACGCCTCATCAGCACCACATGCACTGTCCATACAGGACCACACACACGCCTCATCAACACCACACGCACTGCCCATACAGCACCTCACGCACGCCTTATTAGCACCACACGCATGCCTCATCAGCACCACACGCATTACCCATACAGGACCACACGCATGCCTCATCAGCACCACACGCACTGCCCATATAGCACCTCACGCACACCTTATCAGCACCACACGCACCACACACACTGCCCATAAAACACCACACGCACGCCTCATCAGTACCACACGCACTACCCATCAGCACCACACGCACACATATAACTAGACACTCCTAACATGATGcttgtgtaacttaccaataataataaacaatctTGCACTTTTTGTCTTCTTGACCTCCATTGCTTGTTGGTCCAGAAAAACTATCACTTTTGCCCAAAACCCAAGTTTATTGGAAAGTGTGAAGTTAATCACTTAATCAATATTCTAAGACTTCTCATATGTGAGCCTAGAATCTCTCAATACATCtagttttttaactttaaatggAAGATAGAGTGAAGACGAGTTTCAAACTCAagatcacttttttattttttttgctaaatcaAACTCAAGATCACTAGCTTTAATACCATGATAAACTATCACTTATTCCAAATGCCTAAGCTGATGGGAAAGGgaaaatttaatcacttaatcaATATTCTACCAGCTCACTTTCTAACAACTTGAGTTTTTAAGATTGATAGTTACTACAGCTTCTAATGAACCACTCcgaatatcatttttttttttttatccttcaatTTGCTTTTGCTGTTGCTGATCTAGAGGgctttaaaattgaaagaaatgcATGTGGACATTATGATATTGCTTGACTTAAATGCATGCATGGTACTCAGTGTTCAAATTGAATGCTACCTGTATGATATATAGCTAGTGTAGGGACAAAgtttggagcccaagcccaaatGTATGGAATCCTGATCCAGTAAgcccaatataatgaattttgtagagtatggatCAAAGAACTAGGTCTAGATGAATTGGACAACGGCTAGCATAGAGTTAAGAGTCAATCAAACACGAATAAAAACTATTATGGCCAGAAGACCTTCCGTCCGAGGAGACCAAAATTTGACGTACATATATAAATCACGATATTAGGATTGTTTAGcatgctacagtattctctctcgctctctttCTGCCCCCCGCTTCATAGGGGCTCTTCCACATTATATAGGTCCTTCCTGATCATCTAGAcgttacacttgttgatcaccTAGATCCCCACTTGAGTACCCATCTCATTAGACATCCCTTCCAGCCTTTTCTGAGTTGTGgcagccaaggcagcactgttcaagggtcttctccacattaatgtggccaaaaaagtagctgcagtgcatttaatgtggtgatggcagcttttccttagatattttggattttcttcCCTCTCACGTATTCAGAGGGTGTACTTCAACTGCTTGAGTATACACTTGGTCTGCGTTTGTCGTGTCCAAGGAGGAGTTTCTCCTCAgaccttcttccctttgtctccTATTGATGAGATTTGTAACGTAGATCATCTAAGCCATGTTTCCCTCCTCAGACTCGTTAGTGTCCTCGGAAAAGGCCTAAGGCCCAATACACTATTTTGGGCCCTAGCCCCCACAGCTAGCAAACATGTTGATTTTGGCTAACACTGTGAACCAAATGGTGCTTTATTGTTATAGGCTTGATTTCTTCAGTTACCTTTGtcaatcccttttttttctctcagaAAGATAGTTTCTTTTGGGAATGGGACTTTGTCATTCATAGAGTTTATCATGGCTCTCTCGTTTCAGGTtttaagattttaaataaatataagatataACTCTTCATGGAaggttttttttgggtgcaatgACAACAATTGAATTAGTAAGTAAATCATTTCCAATTGCAGTAATATATATTGCTGACACTTGTCAAATCCTTTGTATGAGTTGTATCTCATGGTGCAGATGTTACTTGTATGAGTTGTATCTAGTGGTGCAAGCCACAAGAATTGAATTGCATGTGTGCCAAGTGCTTGTGGAAATTACCcaaagagtaaaaaataaattaaaaggaaaacaaagaataagaaatttgtggAAGCTAATTAGTTTATAGCTTTAATAGTTTAGATTTGTGGAGGATAATTAGATTTGTCGAGCCTAAGTTTGCTTTAGGCTGCTATCATGGCACTTTTAGAGAGGGAAGGAATAAAAAAGGGATCTATTGCATCCATTTTGCATCTGTAGTAGTTCTATATGGTCACTACAACTGAAACAGGGCCATGTGCTGCCTAGAAAATAGGTGAACTTTTGAATTTGACACCTTTTCAAATGAAATTCACCAACGGGTATTGGCTTATTGCTTTGATAGTGAGATATTTTATCATAGAGGATACAAATTGTTTGCCTTCTTGGGATCTGTTGGTGGTAAGACTGGAATTTTCCATTATGAAATTTCCAATGTGTGGTATTATATATTCTTCTGCAAATTTCTATTTGATGAAAGTTGCACAAATtacaaatattatgaatatcAGCTTGCTAAAGAGGAGAAGGCTCTTACGAAGACAAGTGAATCCCAATCATCTCATAGTGGTTAGTAGTTGAATCTTGATGAAATGGTTTTGGTGGTTCTTGGGTATGGATGCCAAAtgcaattttttgttgttgctgtcACAAGCCTGCAGTTGTTCAACCAATGAAAATGACTTTGGTTTTATGTGGATAATGAGTTTAGAAAGCATGCCTGTGCAAAAATGTTGTCATCATCTCTGTTAATACTTGTGGAGTAATAACAAGATACCATATATATGACAATAATAAGTCATATCTGTGAAACAGCATTTATGCATTCAATTTTTTACATTAGTTTTCTTTGTTAAATGCAGCCAAGAATCATGTTATTATGTGATCATGTTTTTAGCTTATAATACTTACTAATTAGCAAGTAAAAGGCTACTGAATAACAAAGGAGCAAGACCAAGCCATCTggcttggggggggggggggggggggaatatatatatagccaaattcaaaaacaaaaaaaaaaacaaaaaagggctATAGCCCCGTTTTAAACGCAGCTAGAGTATGTTCCCTATAGCTGCTTTTTATAAACACGGCTAGAGTATGTCCTATAACTGCATTTCTAAAAACGAGGCCATTGGTCCTGGCCTATAGCCCCATGTGTAAAAACGCAGCTATTGGTCCTGGCCTATAGCCACGTTTGCAAAAATGCGACCATAGACCCCTCAGGCCTATAGTCACAGGTTTTAGGTCAGGGTTGTAAACATGATCtaaaaaaaacgcggctataggccaAATAGTCTTATAGTCACATTTTTATGAGCTATAGTCAtgttttaaaaacgtggctataggacttttttttgtagtaaatactctctttttttcctgttatgatgcaaaaaaaaaaaaaatgttaaagcaTGCTAAATTTCTATTTAAAGATGTATGGGAATGTTATTGtgaagatcttttttttttactaaaccAAATGGGTTTGAAAATCATCGAGGAATGCGTTGTGAGTGTATGTGAACAGAattgccacttatttttttatggacaaattaaaaaaaaaaaaaaaacttcataaatatacttttttattgaataattgaataaaatacttcaatgaatcaaaagaaaataaaagttacacacctttggtcctagttacattctatagaaaagaaaattgcagtactttgaaaatatttttaaaatatttttctttcgtataaaatcttaatttcttaaattaaattcTGCATTGTACATGCATTCTACTAGTGTAATATAATATGAGGATGTAAATGCATAAAGATGTGACCAAACATATCACATCCAGATCTtaaaacattaatatatatgttaGTACATATTACTATATTAGAATCGTGACATTGAAAACCtattctaaaatatatttttgcattttttaaatgattgatAGTAAGTcaataaaccctaattctaaacAGATAAAGAATACTTGCATGAAAATTCCACATTGAGATTTGTTGATGGTCACAGGTGGATTTTTGGTGTTCTTCACTCTAAAGGATCACGCTTAATCTTGAACTTGTTGAAATTCCCACCcaattaatatgatttatttgtagAAGGATGATGGTAGTTGTGAACATATCTAGCTCTCCACTTATTGATTATGATGATTGATGCAAAGGATGAACCTTATGAAATTCAAGTGACTTGTGTGTGTGATGTGGTGAAAGTATGATAAAAAtatgcagaaaataaaaagaaaaatcataactaTGCACTAGAGAACTCTAGCCTAAATATGTGAAAATTCGGTCCCTTTTGAGTTGGTATTGCCTctctatttttccctttttataggGGCTAAAAGTCGTGCAATTGATCGTAGAACATCAAATTTATCTCCCTcttgaaattccaaaaaaataataataatataataggCACTAGTGATTATAACAGAAGTGCTTTATGAACTATGGGGGCcttctaaaaaattttatttagccTTTGactttctttaattcttttttattaaaaaaattagtatttttagTGTACTTTGGACTCTCCTTTATCCTTGAGtagttttcttcttcaaaaaataattaattaattaaaatagtaaatgttttatCCAACAAGctaaattcaattattttaaatttaattaaaaataattgaattacaaaattacaattcTTGACacgtacatttttttttttatataaaatgtatttttataaattattaaaaaaaaaaaaaaaaaaaaatctcccgACCACGACAACAGCAACCCTGTATTAATTGCATGGATTCCACCTCCACCAAaccttcaaaataaattatgatggGGCCACCTTTGATGAAGCCAACAAATCTGGAATAGGTGTTGTAATTCGTATAACAATCAAAGGCTTGTTATCCCTTCTCTAATTCAACCGTTACCTTCAGCATATCAAGCGGTGGAGATTGAAGCACTTGCAGCATTTCAAGCTCTTGAATTTGCTCTAGAGATTGGCATTCACCAGGCCATAGTTGAGAGGGATTCAGAGATTGTGGTACGAGCTCTAGCTACAGAGGTTTTTAATCTGGCTTCCTATGGTCTGTTACTTAAAAACTCAGTTTATCTTTCTAAACACTATTCTAAACTGCCCTACTCTCATACAAAGAGGAATGATAATAAATTGCTCACAACTTGGCAAGACTAGCTATCAATACAAATAACTGTACAGCGTGGACAGAGAATGTTCTACCATACCTGGTTGATACAGCCGTTATACATTAATAAAACTTGGATGTCTTTcctctcaaaagaaaaaaaaaaaaaaactatggatATGCTTCTGGCTCTTTTCATAAACACTGACATTGTAATTTGCAAACGCTGCCGCTATAGGCCCGTTTCTTGCTTAGGAGTTTGGGCTAATCCATCTGTTTTTGGGCAAGTGTTGATTTAAAGCCCATACAAAATTAAAGCCCAACtgaaaaaaacagagaaaatcCCTGAAATCGCGAtataaaggttaaaaaaaaaaaacgagagatgctatttttacaacaattttataatatttttataacaaatcacaaatggttagttattattagttcaaatttaaaactaacattaagattatttttttgccctaacaataacaaccagtaataaCCTGccatttaagatttgttgtaaaaatgttatagatatatcattttaaaaaaaaaaaaaaaaatacagtgcATACTTGGTCAGAATGACATGGcagatataaataaataacacttttttttttttttggagaatgaaTAACACTTTTATTAAGAGCcttaataataaaatctaaaaaaaataaaataaaataaaaactaacctCCGATTAATTATGACTAAACCCGTGATCTCAGGGTTTTTGGGACGTATTAAGGGTTTAGCCGTTTAGCCCCTTCTAGGGCTTTAGCTTTTCCATTTTTTcctctgttgttgttgttgttgttgtggcgGTTGTTGGTGACaacttttatagttttttttttttttccttctcaaaattagggtttctctaGGGCGGCTAGGGTTTTTGACTCCCCCCACTCCATCTCCTGTATACACCATTTTTCCATAATAGACTTCATATAgatgtatatatatttcaagGTTCTTAAACTTTGTTCATAGCTCACAAGTCACAACCTTTAGAATTCCATCTTCTTCAATCTAGAGGgtctttctgttttcttttgGTAAAACTCATTTTGAGGACCAATACCCATCTGGGTTTCTTCTTTTGACTCTCTAaatcttttgtttgatttggattGGTCAATCTTTCCTCCCAAAGTTTCAAATTCAATTCTGGGTTTTCTTGATATTTCTTGAATGCAATCTTGTTTTCGGCCCAATACTAATCTGGGTTTTCTTTCTCGTTGTCTCAAATTTGAGTATTCTTCTTGTTGAATTCAATCTGGGGTGTTTGGATTTCGTTCAGAAGATTTCGAATTTAGCATTGTTTTTATCTTGGTGGTGTTGATTGATCATTATCTGGTTAAGGCTACCTGATTTTTCCTTGCTGGTTAGATTGATTCTTTGCCTATTAATTGATTCTAGTGTCCCTTGATGCCAAAGTATTGATCTTGATCTGTTTGGTTGCAAGGAAAAAGTTTCTACTCgatttttgtttgatttcaGGCCTTGAAAATTGTCAATATGAGTTTTCCTGATCCTCACCCTCTGTTTATGATGCAATCCCAGCATTTTGCTAGTGATGCCATTGGTGTGTGGCCTCAAGCCCCAATGAACAATGACCAATTCGACGGGCATTCTCAACCTTTCAAGAGGCCCAGAAATTCTGAGGACAATTTATCCGATGCTTTGCCCTGTACACCAATGAATTCTAGGATGAACCCCCCAAATCCTCCTCCAATCAATAAAGGAACAAGCAATATTTTCTACAAGACTAAGATGTGCACAAGTTTTATTGCTGGTATGTGTACCAAAGGTTCGGATTGCAAGTATGCTCATGGAATTGAAGATATGCGTCAACCTCCACCGAATTGGCAAGAGCTTGCCGGTTTACGTGGGGTTGAAGATAGATCATCTGGAAATTGGGATGATGACCAGATGCTAATCCACAAGCTGAAGCTATGCAAGAAGTTTTGTTATGGGGAGGAGTGCCCTTATGGTGATAGGTGTAATTTTCTTCATGAAGATCCGgcaaagtttagggatgatTCAAAGAGGTTTAGGGAGAGTTCAGTGATTAGCATTGGAACTTCCGGATCATCTATGGCACACGGAAGTGTTTCTAACCAGTCTGATGGTGGTAGGCTTGTGAACAATGGTCCGGATGCTTTTCGAGTAACTACAAGGCCCTATTTGAAGACAAAGTTATGTAACAGTTGGGAGAGAGGTCAATGTCATTATGGTGATAAATGCCACTTCGCTCATGGGCAAGCAGGTATTTGTTTATGCTGAGCTTATGCTATTAACTTTGTTATTACCAATTTGTCTTTGTGTAGTATGCAATTGTGATTGATGACAAGTAATTGTTCTAGTCATCTTAGTAGACAATGAAATAAGCAATGAAAGAAGATACTAGGTAGCATGAGCCTTTATTTGCATGATGAAtcaaaataaacaagtttttaacttctttttgtTAATGCAAGGTAAATATCTTAGGTTCTGaattgagggactccactatcTGTTGAAGTGCACAAGTTGTTAGCAATTTGTTGtctctaataaaaaattcaaaaccgtCCCTTTCAAATATCCATACCTACAGTTCTTAAttgaaaaagggagaaaaaattgtggattttattttcaGGGCCTAGATAATCAATTCTGCAACTAACTGAACTAAGTTTTGAAACCAGGTCTTGTTGTGTTTCTTACCTTTAGATtatgtttctaaattttcttgGTTGAAGATGAAACAGTAATTggctctcttttctcttcatgACTGTGTGTTTCAGCTCTTGATTTGATTGTATTATTCCCTAGCAGAGTAAGCCACTTTGTTTCCATCTGTGGGACGTAATAATTCATAAAATGCACCCTTTCGCCTATCGAAATCAATATTCCAAGTTTACTTTCATTAAATCCTGAACAATCCTAAATTCTCCTTTTTTGACAAACAAGCATTTCTGGAATTGGTTTTCAAACATGGTTGCATTTCTAGAGCTGATCTTTAGACAAAGTTCCACTGTCCGAATCCAGTTGTTTTAGAAGGTTGGGGAGAAAGATGTTATCACTGATATAGATTATCTCCACTGTCTGTTTTTATGTTTAATTATCAGTTAATTATCTTTGAACAATCTTCTCAGGTATGATGGATGACActgaaaaaaaaacacacacacttgTTAAGATGATATTATTTTTGCAGATATATTGGCAAATCAGATTTTCATAAATCAAAAGGGAATAAGGCATGCTTATATTTACTTATTAACTGTCCTCTGAAGGTCATTTAACTTTTTGAAACAAGCTGGATGGTTTATGTAAAGGAACTTCCTTTGTTGATCCAATTTATATTCAAGCttgtaatttgtatttctaACACCCTTATTGAAGTGcctattaatatttaataggTGCAAATGCAAGCTAGTAGTTGTTTGATCTGTTCCAAaagttattttcatatttaaggGATTCGGTTTCTAACATTAGTTAAATGACCTGAGCaactatgtgtttgaatttaattggagaactTAATGCACTACACCTAAGGTACTTGATGTTTTACCTGAGTAAGAATATGCAACC is a genomic window of Quercus lobata isolate SW786 chromosome 2, ValleyOak3.0 Primary Assembly, whole genome shotgun sequence containing:
- the LOC115977037 gene encoding zinc finger CCCH domain-containing protein 39 — its product is MSFPDPHPLFMMQSQHFASDAIGVWPQAPMNNDQFDGHSQPFKRPRNSEDNLSDALPCTPMNSRMNPPNPPPINKGTSNIFYKTKMCTSFIAGMCTKGSDCKYAHGIEDMRQPPPNWQELAGLRGVEDRSSGNWDDDQMLIHKLKLCKKFCYGEECPYGDRCNFLHEDPAKFRDDSKRFRESSVISIGTSGSSMAHGSVSNQSDGGRLVNNGPDAFRVTTRPYLKTKLCNSWERGQCHYGDKCHFAHGQAELRVAVGLLEGDTLSTGSIPVLAKPQSVPANDASLIKTGIVPTLTEEGQQGKKCLLKWKRPQKINRIYGDWLDDMPLVQHLPSKVES